ACAACCCCTTTATAAAGGGGTTGTATGGAGTTATTTTTGTAATTTAGTAGGTGTTTATTTAGTGATATTTTAGATAAAAATTATTAGAGGTTCTAAGGGTGTTTTTTCTTAACTTAACGGCATTGGGTCTGACCCCAATGTTATTCTTTATATAAAAATGATAAACAATATGATAAAGAATTTTATAAAATGATAAACAATATGATAAAGAATTTTATAAAAAAGCTTGTGGTGGTTTATAAAAAGAGTAATTTTATTACTCTTTTCTATGGAGATTTATTATGTTATGACATTAATTAGAAATTTTTATATTTCAAGTTTTTTTAAGGTGGCGACTGACCCCGATGTTAAATTCTAATTTTATTTTTCAAGACTAAATAAAAAAATAAAAGTGAAATCAAGATGAGTACACAACCTAATATAATTGTATATAACTGACTTTGACACGTAACACAAACTCCTCTTAAATAATATTTAGCATCAGAGTTAATAACTAAATCAATCCCTTTAATCAAAGTTCTTATTGAAATTACTACTACTATTACTTTAAGAATAAAATTCATTTTTTCGGACTTCCTTCATTATTTATAAATCCATCTATTGTACCGGCAAGTTCTGGAAATCCACCTCCTGGTGACATCCCACCAAAATATCTTGATTCAATATACCCAATAGATCCAAAAACAACTTCTGGATGTACAACTGCAGTGGCTACAGCATATTCACTACCAGCAACTAAAAGTGGACCCGCAGTAATAGAGCCAGCAACATACAATGGAATTTTCGCTGCAGTTGGAGCATTTATCATCATTTTACTAAATCCAGTTGTAAATTTATCATAAATAGTAATTACACCATTTCCTACTTTTACCATTTGATTATATCCACTATCCTCTAAAAATTGACCTCTCATATAAGTACTAAATTTTTCTATATTTTCAAAAAGCCAAGATTTAGCTTTTTGCGTAAAATTATTTTGTTCCTTATACTCATGTTCCAAATCATTATACATCATAATAAATGCACCCGTTACTGCTCCATTTACAAACTTTCCTCCAGCAATTTTAGAGGTAGTCCCACTTATTGCTGCATTAATTATAACTTTTGATTCATACCCACTTGCCATATTAGATACAGGGGCTAATGTTGAACCTGCAAATCCACTCCAAAAACCTGTACTCCATCTCCCACCTTGTGCTTTACTTATAGCTGCACGTGTTATACCATGAAGTACCCCTTTAGCAATAAATCCACCAACTGGCCCAAGTTGAGAAGTTAAAGATGAAGCTAATTCACCTATCCCAAAAGCAATCCCTGCACTAAGAGCTCCCCACATAGCACCCTTTAAAGCAGCATGAACATCTCCAGTTGTAGCATATGTTATCGCAAATCCCCATGCAGCACCTTTTAGCATAATTGGTATTAAATATGGAGCATAAATTGCAATAACCACCACAACAACTATTGCAACTATGGCAACTATCGCTTTTTTAATAGCCTTAAAAACCTTCCCAATAGCATGAAAAACTTTCTTCAACCAAGAATACCCACTAGGATCCGTATATTTCAAAGGATTATTCTTTACATAAGTATATCTATTATAACTTTGAGTATCATAAGGTGCTTGGATGGTTGGGTCTGCACTTAAAAACCTACCTGTAACAGGGTCATAAACTCTTCCATTCATATGTATAAGATTGAACTCTGTTATATGTTCATGTCCTGTAAATCCACGCTTGGTTACAACTGCTTTACTAGCTTCATTTATCCACTCTTGGGCTACTTGTTGTCCAAAGGGTTTATAGGTCATACGTTTGATTACTTGACCTGATTCATTTGTTATAGTATCAATAGAACCTAGGGCATCTTTATGCATATATCTGTTTTGTGGTAAAATCATTTTACCATCATCTTCTTCTATGTGTAAGGCTATAAGTTGATTATTTGCATAGATGAAGTTTTTGTATTTGATAACTCCTTGAGTGTTTTCTTGTTCGTATAGTTTTCCTACATAATAGGTGCTGTTTCCATTAAGAACTTTTTTGTATCTTGCTCTATTTGGAGCATAAAAAAACTGGGTTTTATTTTTGTCATCTTCTAGAATGATTGGTTTATTGTATGAGCTAAAGGTTATAGTTATATTATCTTTTTTGATAACATTTCCATTTGCATCATAGGTATATTTGTGGCTTCCAGCATTTGTTACTTGGTGGGCTTTTGTATAAGTGTAGTTGCCTACATCGCTTTTTTTGGTGATATTCCCTATATTATCATATTCATAAAGTATGTTTTGATAAACTCCATTTTGTAGGGTACTAGCACTTGTTACTCTATCTAGATTATCATAAGTAAAGTTTTGAGATATATTTTGTTTGTAATCATCTTTTGAAACTACATTATCTAAAACATCATAGGTATATTTCATATCTCGAACATCATTTTTACCATCATATCCTGTTTGGATACTATTTAATTGTCCACTTGATTTGTTGTAGTCCCTTAGGGTTACAAGACCATTTCCTACTATATCTTTTGTGATTCTTCCAAAGACGTCTACATTTAGTATTTTGTAATAATATTTATAAGCATCATCTTCAAACATACCTTGGTAAGCTTTATTTACCCCTGTAGTTAAGGTAGCATATTTGTCTTTGTAGTTTTTATATAGTTCTATATCATTTTTTGCTTGGGTTATTATTCTTTTTGATTGATTTATATAAGCAGAAGATATATCTTTATAGATATTTAAAGAGTCTTCATCACTGATGCTATCTAATATGGCTTTTGCATCATCAAGTTTTTGTAAAGATTGGTCAATCAAAGTTGTTGTAGAACTTTGAAAAGTATCCATAAGCCATTTGTATAGGTTTTCATCATCATATTGTTTTAATTTATTGAGATAGTAGTTTAGATTTTTATCATATATATTATAATTAGTTTCAGTTTTTGTAGCCATATTTTGTAACTCTACAGCCGTACTTGCCAATAATTTCGCGGTTTGTTCTAATTGGTCTTTAATAGCTGCATTTTTACTCTCATACTCTTTTGCTAGGGCAAAAGATTGTAAAGATTTTGCTCGATAAAGTTCAACTTGAGTATTAAGTTGCATTATTTTATCAAAGGCGTTTTGTTTATTATTTAGATTTGTTTTGATTAAGTTTTTAATCTCTTCATAAGAAAATTCTCTATCACCTTTAATAGGTGATTTTACTGCACTTAAGTATCCTTGAGTATTGTATTCATTTTTTGTTTCAAAACCATCTGGTCTTATGGTTTTATCTAGCTTTCCATCTGTTGTATAGGTGAACTTTGTAGAAAAAAGTTTGTTGTCTGCATACTCTTTACTCTCTATTACTCTTGTATATTTATCATAAAAATACTCTTTTTTGTAAAAGTCAGTTTTTTCAATGGCAACTTTTCCAATCCCATGAGCTGCAATATCATATATCCATGAAGTTTCACCTTCTGGTTCGATTCGTTTGACCATACGTCCTAAGTGGTCATACTCCATAGTAGTTGTTTGACCTTTTGCATCTGTCTGAGATACAAGTTCACCTAGACTATTATAAGCATAGTGCCAGATACCCATGTCTGGGTCATCCATATAAATTTTATTTCCATAGATGTCATATTTTAGTTGTATTATATTATTTTTTGAATCTCTAGTTTCTTTTAGATTACCAAAAGCATCGTATTTGTACTCAATAAAAGTACCATCTCCTTCGATGATTTTTGTCTTTTTTCCTATGATATTACTTATAGTTGTTTTCTTTTGTCCTTTTGCATTGGTAATAGTTACATTTAAACCATCATATTCATAATAATTACTTACTACTTCACCTGTAGCACTTGTTCGTGTAAGCTTGGTTTGCCGTCCTAAATCATCATACTCATTATAAGTATAATCAGGTAAATCATAAGCATAATAAGGGTTTGATGTTTTTTCAACTTGACCTAAAGCATTATAATAGGCATCTTGATATATTTTACTTCCATCAAATCCTATTTTTGTAACTCTAAGTTTTCGATTAAGTGTATCAAAATAAGTTTCAACAGGTGTTGTTCCAGTTGAAGTTTCTACTACTTTATACATAGAGTTTGGAAAACTTTCATCCCAAGAGTGAGTCCAAGTTGTAGTTGTACCATCTGCTCTTGTTTCAAGTATCTTCCTTCCCATCCCATCATAAGCAAAACTTGTACTTAATCCATTTGGCCCTGTTACTTTTACTACACGGTTATTTATATCATATTCTCTTTGTTCAGTTTGATTGAGAGGATTGACTGCTTGGATGATATTTTTACCTTGATTATCATAGATAAATTTTGTAGTTCTTGGTTCAGTGTTTCTTGCTGTTATGGTTTCTGATATTTTATTTCCATATTTATCATAGCCATAACTTTTGGCTAAGACATTTTCACTTTGGGGTTCGATTATCTCTTTGTTTAGAGTACCTGTTATATCATCATACTCAAAAGCAGAATGTTTTATTATGCTTGAACCATCTGTATGCATATGAGTTACACTTGCATTTATCAAACGAGAAAGAATCCAACTATCTTCATGATTTATATAATTACTTTGAGTGATTTTTTCATATTTTATATCATCTTTTTGGGTAATTGACTCAATTTTCCCAATATTTCCATACTTATCGAAATCACTATTTCTTGTAATAGATTCTAAAAGTAAAGTACCATCTATGTCATATTTATTTTGAATATTTTCAATTGTTTGTAAGTTTAAAATATCTTGATTTTCATGTAGTTTTGCTATATTTAATGTACTATCTGTATCTGATACTTTTGTATTATTTATATAAGATTCACTACTTGAAGTTACACCAATGAAAGGATAAAATTGCATAAAATTCGAGATAGACTTTGATTTTGATAATTCATTATAAGTTTCAACTTTAGCAAAACCTAAAGAGCCTCTCTCTCCATTGATTTTAAAACCTTCATATTTAAAGGTTGTTTCATTTTCTCCACCAATCCCATCTGCTACACGAAATGATTTTACAACTCCCATAGAATTTGCTTTTAAATCAATATTTGGATATGCAGCATCGCTATAAGGAGTATATACCTCACTATCTCTTAGTGTAGTATAAGTTACATTTACATTTTGATCTTTATGATTTGAAATAGTATGAATAGGTGTTTGAACTTTGGGACTAAATGCTACAAATAAACCAGCAGTACTCGTAGCATAATTATAATGCCCTACCCTATCAACAAATCCATCTCCATTTAAATCTATCAAATCACTATATGTGCCACTAGTATTACTTCCTGTTATGTAGTTATTGGTATGAGGTCCTTGTCCACTTGGAAGCCATAATTTAAACTCACCAAATCCACTTCCTGTATTTAAAGCTACATGTAAACCATTTACTCCTGTTTTATAATTATGATGTCCTACTCTATCAGGTAAGCCATCTCCATTCATATCCATTAGAGCACTATATACTCCATTTGTATCTGAACCTGTTATGTAGTTATTTGTATGTGGCCCTTGTCCACTTGCATACCATAATTGCATCGCATCAAAGCCATTACCATTATTCAAAGCTACATGTAAGCCTGTTTCTCCTGTTTTATAATTCTTTGCACTTACTCTATCTGGTAAGCCATCTCCATTCATATCCATTAGAGCACTATATACTCCACTTGTATCTGAACCTGTTATATAGTTATTACTTTGTGTACCTTCTCCACTTGCTTGCCATAATTTAAACTCACCAAATCCACTTCCTGTATTTAAAGCTACATGTAAACCATCTACTCCTGTTTTATAATTATGATGTCCTACTCTGTCTGGTAAGCCATCTCCATTCATATCTGCTAAACCACTGTATGTACCACTACTATTACTTCCTGTGATATAGTTATTGGTATGAGGTCCTTGTCCACTTTGAAGCCATAATTTAAACTCTCCAAAGCCACTTCCTGTATTTAAAGCCACAAATAAACCGGCAACTTTTGTTTTATAATTATAATGCCCTACTCTATCTGGTAAACCATCTCCATTCATATCTATTAAGGCACTATATACACCATCTGAATTTGAACCAGTAATATAATTATTGGTGTGAGGTCCTTGTCCACTTGGAAGCCATAATTTAAACTCACCAAATCCACTTCCTGTATTTAAAGCTACATGTAAACCATTTACTCCTGTTTTATAATTATGATGTCCTACTCTATCAGGTAAGCCATCTCCATTCATATCCATTAGAGCACTATATACTCCATTTGTATCTGAACCTGTTATGTAGTTATTTGTATGTGGCCCTTGTCCACTTGCATACCATAATTGCATCGCATCAAAGCCATTACCATTATTCAAAGCTACATGTAAGCCTGTTTCTCCTGTTTTATAATTCTTTGCACTTACTCTATCTGGTAAGCCATCTCCATTCATGTCCATTAGAGCACTATATACTCCACTTGTATCTGAACCTGTTATATAGTTATTACTTTGTGTACCTTCTCCACTTGCTTGCCAAAGATGATAATTTTTATAAGTTTCATCATTTGATAATGTCCATGTAAAATCCACAGGCTTTAAGCAATCGTCTTTAACACACTCTTGAATTGATGTAATTTTTGATTTATTATCTAAAAAATCATAATTTAAATTATAAGAAGATATTTTTTGATTATCAGTTTTTACTACAATAGATTTTAAACGCTTTGATATATTTGATTTGATTCCATTTGAAAAGACATTTCGTTTGTCATCTCTATCTTCATAAATAAAATCAATTTGATTATTTGCATATGAGATATTAGTAATAAAGCGCTCGTTATTTGTGGAAGCATAGGTAAATAGAATCTTATTATCATATCTATCTTTTATTTGATTTACTCTAAAAAATGATTCTCCATCTTTTGAATCAGAACTATTTCCATACTCATAAATCAATCCATCTTTTGTAAAAACTTCCCAAGCATTAGACTTTTTTATTATTTTACTAAAGGTATTTATTTCTGTTCTGTATTCAGAATCTGTACTACCATAAACATCACTTGTATCTACAAGTAGAAGCCTTTGTCCATCTAAGCAATAATTATATGTTCGAGAGCTATCATTTTTTTCACTAAATAAAGATTGATTACATTTTATAATAGAAGATAATCCTGTCAAAGAAAAACCAGTACCTAAAAATGAGTTGATGTTATTTGAAGAATTATAGTTGATTCCAAGACTAGGCTTTAAACCTGCTATCCCTTTTGGAGTGAGGATTTCCATATCATAAGTTAAACTACCTTGAGAAACATCAATGCTACCTTTTGTTGCTCCTACAATCTCTGCATGTAGTGCAGAAAAAGAGCACACAAGTAGTAAAAAAATAAAAAAAGACTTATAAAAAAATTTCATAAACTATCTCGCTAATTAAATTCGGTATTAATTTTTTTGATGGCTTTTTTAACACGTGTAAGCTCATCTTGTAATTTTGCTATTTCCTGTTTATTTGATTGTTTTGTATTTTTATTAAGAGAACTATTTTTTTCTAAATTTTTAAGT
This is a stretch of genomic DNA from Arcobacter sp. F2176. It encodes these proteins:
- a CDS encoding RHS repeat-associated core domain-containing protein — its product is MKFFYKSFFIFLLLVCSFSALHAEIVGATKGSIDVSQGSLTYDMEILTPKGIAGLKPSLGINYNSSNNINSFLGTGFSLTGLSSIIKCNQSLFSEKNDSSRTYNYCLDGQRLLLVDTSDVYGSTDSEYRTEINTFSKIIKKSNAWEVFTKDGLIYEYGNSSDSKDGESFFRVNQIKDRYDNKILFTYASTNNERFITNISYANNQIDFIYEDRDDKRNVFSNGIKSNISKRLKSIVVKTDNQKISSYNLNYDFLDNKSKITSIQECVKDDCLKPVDFTWTLSNDETYKNYHLWQASGEGTQSNNYITGSDTSGVYSALMDMNGDGLPDRVSAKNYKTGETGLHVALNNGNGFDAMQLWYASGQGPHTNNYITGSDTNGVYSALMDMNGDGLPDRVGHHNYKTGVNGLHVALNTGSGFGEFKLWLPSGQGPHTNNYITGSNSDGVYSALIDMNGDGLPDRVGHYNYKTKVAGLFVALNTGSGFGEFKLWLQSGQGPHTNNYITGSNSSGTYSGLADMNGDGLPDRVGHHNYKTGVDGLHVALNTGSGFGEFKLWQASGEGTQSNNYITGSDTSGVYSALMDMNGDGLPDRVSAKNYKTGETGLHVALNNGNGFDAMQLWYASGQGPHTNNYITGSDTNGVYSALMDMNGDGLPDRVGHHNYKTGVNGLHVALNTGSGFGEFKLWLPSGQGPHTNNYITGSNTSGTYSDLIDLNGDGFVDRVGHYNYATSTAGLFVAFSPKVQTPIHTISNHKDQNVNVTYTTLRDSEVYTPYSDAAYPNIDLKANSMGVVKSFRVADGIGGENETTFKYEGFKINGERGSLGFAKVETYNELSKSKSISNFMQFYPFIGVTSSSESYINNTKVSDTDSTLNIAKLHENQDILNLQTIENIQNKYDIDGTLLLESITRNSDFDKYGNIGKIESITQKDDIKYEKITQSNYINHEDSWILSRLINASVTHMHTDGSSIIKHSAFEYDDITGTLNKEIIEPQSENVLAKSYGYDKYGNKISETITARNTEPRTTKFIYDNQGKNIIQAVNPLNQTEQREYDINNRVVKVTGPNGLSTSFAYDGMGRKILETRADGTTTTWTHSWDESFPNSMYKVVETSTGTTPVETYFDTLNRKLRVTKIGFDGSKIYQDAYYNALGQVEKTSNPYYAYDLPDYTYNEYDDLGRQTKLTRTSATGEVVSNYYEYDGLNVTITNAKGQKKTTISNIIGKKTKIIEGDGTFIEYKYDAFGNLKETRDSKNNIIQLKYDIYGNKIYMDDPDMGIWHYAYNSLGELVSQTDAKGQTTTMEYDHLGRMVKRIEPEGETSWIYDIAAHGIGKVAIEKTDFYKKEYFYDKYTRVIESKEYADNKLFSTKFTYTTDGKLDKTIRPDGFETKNEYNTQGYLSAVKSPIKGDREFSYEEIKNLIKTNLNNKQNAFDKIMQLNTQVELYRAKSLQSFALAKEYESKNAAIKDQLEQTAKLLASTAVELQNMATKTETNYNIYDKNLNYYLNKLKQYDDENLYKWLMDTFQSSTTTLIDQSLQKLDDAKAILDSISDEDSLNIYKDISSAYINQSKRIITQAKNDIELYKNYKDKYATLTTGVNKAYQGMFEDDAYKYYYKILNVDVFGRITKDIVGNGLVTLRDYNKSSGQLNSIQTGYDGKNDVRDMKYTYDVLDNVVSKDDYKQNISQNFTYDNLDRVTSASTLQNGVYQNILYEYDNIGNITKKSDVGNYTYTKAHQVTNAGSHKYTYDANGNVIKKDNITITFSSYNKPIILEDDKNKTQFFYAPNRARYKKVLNGNSTYYVGKLYEQENTQGVIKYKNFIYANNQLIALHIEEDDGKMILPQNRYMHKDALGSIDTITNESGQVIKRMTYKPFGQQVAQEWINEASKAVVTKRGFTGHEHITEFNLIHMNGRVYDPVTGRFLSADPTIQAPYDTQSYNRYTYVKNNPLKYTDPSGYSWLKKVFHAIGKVFKAIKKAIVAIVAIVVVVVIAIYAPYLIPIMLKGAAWGFAITYATTGDVHAALKGAMWGALSAGIAFGIGELASSLTSQLGPVGGFIAKGVLHGITRAAISKAQGGRWSTGFWSGFAGSTLAPVSNMASGYESKVIINAAISGTTSKIAGGKFVNGAVTGAFIMMYNDLEHEYKEQNNFTQKAKSWLFENIEKFSTYMRGQFLEDSGYNQMVKVGNGVITIYDKFTTGFSKMMINAPTAAKIPLYVAGSITAGPLLVAGSEYAVATAVVHPEVVFGSIGYIESRYFGGMSPGGGFPELAGTIDGFINNEGSPKK